Proteins from a single region of Candidatus Dormiibacterota bacterium:
- a CDS encoding VOC family protein: MAEISLEPYIFFKGNCRPAMEFYKSVLGGELTMQAYSEVPGSVPGAREINQDWLMHAALEGEVKIMGSDTEQASPEAKKITLSLVGTDEEKLSKMFEGLSQGGKVTSPLKKEFWGDTFGTLTDKFGVEWMVNINAEKK; this comes from the coding sequence ATGGCGGAGATCAGCTTAGAACCGTACATATTTTTTAAAGGCAACTGCCGTCCCGCAATGGAGTTTTACAAAAGCGTTCTGGGTGGCGAGCTAACCATGCAGGCCTACAGCGAAGTGCCGGGCAGTGTGCCTGGTGCACGCGAGATTAACCAAGATTGGCTGATGCATGCCGCACTTGAGGGCGAGGTAAAGATTATGGGCAGCGATACCGAGCAGGCCAGCCCTGAGGCCAAAAAAATTACTCTCTCGCTCGTAGGTACAGATGAAGAAAAGCTAAGCAAGATGTTTGAGGGCTTAAGCCAGGGCGGCAAAGTTACCTCCCCGCTTAAAAAAGAGTTTTGGGGAGACACCTTCGGTACTCTAACCGATAAATTCGGTGTGGAGTGGATGGTGAATATTAATGCTGAGAAAAAATAA